A window of the Luoshenia tenuis genome harbors these coding sequences:
- the hisS gene encoding histidine--tRNA ligase, producing MDYRAPKGTTDVIPAQSYKWHYIESKIREVCALYGVREVRTPVFEHTELFLRGVGDTTDIVQKEMYTFEDKGGRSITLKPEGTAGAARCFVERKLYNEALPAKMYYLNSPTFRYENPQAGRYREHHQFGIEVFGAPQASCDAEIISLAWAVIQGLGVKKLTLHINSIGCPECRPKFNEALKSYFAAHVDELCDTCKGRLERNPLRILDCKSPVCKQIAQGAPKCIDHLCPDCKAHMEQLEAYLTRLGIPYEIDPMIVRGLDYYTRTVFEIISTDIGAQGTVCGGGRYDGLVEQVGGPAIAGIGFGMGMERLLLVMESLNLLPEEPAVTQVYVASLGEEARGPAFGFCNELRLAGVRADMDHVGRSLKAQFKFAGKIDAPFVAIMGGDELASGQVKLRNMATREEELLPLDTAAAAIAARLAQ from the coding sequence ATGGATTATCGGGCACCCAAGGGGACGACGGATGTCATCCCGGCGCAGAGCTACAAATGGCACTATATCGAAAGCAAGATACGTGAGGTGTGCGCGCTTTACGGCGTGCGCGAGGTGCGTACCCCCGTGTTTGAGCATACCGAGCTGTTTTTGCGCGGCGTGGGGGATACCACCGACATCGTGCAAAAGGAGATGTACACCTTTGAGGATAAGGGCGGCCGCTCGATCACCCTCAAGCCTGAGGGGACGGCGGGGGCCGCGCGCTGCTTTGTAGAGCGTAAGCTCTATAACGAGGCGCTGCCGGCCAAGATGTACTACCTCAATTCGCCCACCTTCCGCTATGAGAACCCGCAGGCCGGGCGCTACCGGGAGCACCACCAGTTCGGCATCGAGGTATTCGGCGCGCCGCAGGCTAGCTGCGATGCGGAGATCATCAGCTTAGCCTGGGCGGTGATCCAGGGACTGGGCGTAAAAAAGCTGACGCTGCACATCAATTCAATCGGCTGTCCGGAGTGCCGGCCCAAGTTCAACGAGGCACTGAAAAGCTATTTTGCCGCGCATGTGGACGAGCTGTGCGATACCTGCAAAGGCCGCCTGGAGCGCAACCCCCTGCGCATTTTAGATTGTAAGAGCCCGGTGTGCAAGCAGATCGCCCAAGGCGCGCCCAAGTGCATCGACCATCTGTGCCCGGATTGTAAGGCGCACATGGAGCAGTTAGAGGCGTATCTTACGCGCTTGGGCATCCCCTACGAGATCGACCCCATGATCGTGCGGGGGCTGGATTACTACACCCGCACGGTGTTTGAGATCATCTCTACCGATATCGGCGCCCAGGGCACGGTGTGCGGCGGCGGCCGGTACGATGGATTGGTGGAGCAGGTGGGCGGCCCCGCCATTGCGGGCATCGGCTTTGGCATGGGGATGGAGCGGCTGCTGCTGGTGATGGAAAGCCTGAACCTGCTGCCCGAAGAACCGGCGGTTACCCAGGTTTACGTGGCCTCGCTGGGCGAGGAGGCACGCGGCCCGGCGTTTGGTTTTTGTAACGAACTGCGCTTGGCCGGCGTGCGCGCAGACATGGACCATGTGGGGCGCAGCTTAAAGGCCCAGTTCAAGTTTGCCGGCAAGATCGATGCGCCGTTTGTGGCGATTATGGGCGGTGACGAGCTGGCAAGCGGCCAGGTCAAACTGCGGAATATGGCCACGCGCGAAGAGGAATTGCTGCCGCTTGATACCGCGGCAGCGGCCATCGCGGCCCGGCTGGCCCAATAA
- the hemZ gene encoding coproporphyrinogen dehydrogenase HemZ, with translation MGSITLKMQHPALYSEAGDVVRLFYGDTPLTLYREGDMEPEADVMIVQRARREGEGYLHEAVLTGPDRAPLTAAYCQQEMGEGTLEQKRYFKYGVKIVLYHLLTQATGKAMPWGSLTGIRPTKLAYELLAQGRSVQQAAQYLKDTFDVSREKADLLFQILKAQQGIVCHESFRQLDVYVGIPFCPSRCTYCSFAACDIRKNRKWVEPYLAALHHEIKVCGQMARQAGWQVRAVYLGGGTPTAISAQQLCALLEAVNLAFPGAAEVTVEAGRPDSIDRDKLRALRDAGVSRVSINPQTMNGETLMRMGRTHTPEQIVQAFALAREAGFEAINMDLIAGLPGESAQDMARTLRQIAALAPDNLTVHTLAMKRASKLKEEKGRYSLPSGEEVLKMLEAARAAAAEWGMEPYYLYRQKYMTGNFENIGYSLPGKACIYNIDIMEETHSILALGAGGISKWVYPAENRLERTPNVKNIEQYIARVDEMIARKEPRLCGTLLDRPETVIV, from the coding sequence ATGGGATCTATAACGCTTAAGATGCAGCACCCCGCCCTTTATAGCGAAGCGGGGGACGTGGTGCGCCTTTTTTACGGGGACACGCCGCTGACGCTTTATAGGGAGGGCGACATGGAACCCGAAGCGGACGTGATGATCGTCCAGCGCGCGCGGCGTGAGGGGGAGGGCTATCTGCACGAGGCCGTGCTGACAGGCCCGGACAGGGCGCCGCTTACCGCCGCCTATTGCCAGCAGGAGATGGGGGAGGGCACGCTGGAGCAAAAGCGGTATTTTAAGTACGGCGTCAAGATCGTCCTCTACCACCTGTTGACTCAGGCCACCGGCAAAGCGATGCCCTGGGGCTCGCTCACCGGCATACGGCCCACCAAGCTGGCGTATGAGCTGCTCGCGCAGGGGCGCTCTGTGCAGCAGGCGGCCCAATACCTGAAGGATACCTTTGATGTGAGCCGGGAAAAGGCGGACCTGCTTTTCCAGATTTTAAAGGCGCAGCAGGGCATCGTGTGCCACGAATCCTTCCGTCAGCTGGACGTGTATGTGGGCATCCCCTTTTGCCCGTCCCGCTGCACTTACTGCTCGTTTGCGGCCTGCGACATCCGCAAAAACCGCAAGTGGGTGGAACCTTACCTTGCGGCGCTGCACCACGAGATCAAGGTGTGCGGGCAGATGGCCCGGCAGGCCGGCTGGCAGGTACGCGCCGTATATTTAGGCGGGGGCACGCCCACGGCTATTTCCGCACAGCAGCTATGCGCGCTGCTGGAGGCGGTCAACCTGGCCTTCCCCGGCGCGGCGGAGGTGACGGTGGAAGCCGGCCGTCCGGATTCCATCGATCGGGATAAGCTGCGCGCCCTGCGGGATGCGGGCGTTAGCAGGGTCAGCATCAATCCCCAGACGATGAATGGGGAAACGCTGATGCGCATGGGGCGCACCCACACCCCGGAGCAGATCGTCCAGGCCTTTGCGCTGGCCCGGGAAGCGGGTTTTGAAGCCATCAATATGGATCTGATTGCCGGGCTGCCGGGAGAGAGCGCGCAGGATATGGCGCGGACGCTGCGCCAGATCGCGGCCCTTGCGCCGGATAACCTGACGGTGCACACCCTGGCTATGAAGCGGGCCAGCAAGCTCAAGGAGGAAAAGGGGCGCTACAGCCTGCCCAGCGGCGAAGAGGTCTTAAAAATGCTGGAGGCGGCGCGGGCGGCCGCTGCCGAATGGGGCATGGAGCCCTATTACCTCTACCGGCAAAAGTACATGACGGGCAACTTTGAAAATATCGGCTACAGCCTGCCGGGCAAGGCCTGTATTTATAATATCGACATCATGGAGGAGACCCACTCCATTTTGGCGTTGGGCGCGGGCGGTATCAGCAAATGGGTATATCCTGCGGAGAACCGGCTGGAGCGCACACCCAATGTGAAGAATATCGAGCAGTATATCGCCCGGGTAGACGAGATGATCGCCCGAAAGGAACCCAGATTGTGCGGGACGCTGCTTGACAGGCCAGAGACTGTCATTGTATAA
- a CDS encoding MBL fold metallo-hydrolase: MLIERMATGPFGVNTYLLVENGACAVIDPGGEGQRVAARAALLGAQVEMILITHMHFDHIGGVDELAAATKAAVYAPLGELEAGPDPAKNLSAGMGIAPVFMRTAPEGLKGGQTLYLAGQPVKVLSTPGHSPDGLSFYIDGAVFTGDALMAGSIGRTDFPGGDMQKLLSGIQKELLTLPEETKVYPGHMQESTIGREKRTNPFLQGEDLWDL, translated from the coding sequence ATGCTGATCGAACGGATGGCCACGGGGCCCTTTGGCGTTAACACCTATCTGCTGGTTGAAAACGGCGCTTGTGCCGTGATCGACCCCGGCGGAGAAGGCCAGCGCGTTGCCGCGCGGGCGGCGCTGCTGGGTGCACAGGTGGAGATGATCCTCATCACTCATATGCATTTTGACCATATCGGCGGGGTGGATGAACTGGCGGCGGCGACAAAGGCCGCCGTTTATGCGCCGCTGGGGGAGCTGGAGGCTGGGCCGGATCCGGCTAAGAACCTGTCCGCCGGCATGGGGATCGCTCCGGTTTTTATGCGCACAGCGCCGGAAGGCCTGAAAGGCGGGCAGACGCTGTACCTTGCGGGGCAGCCGGTTAAGGTGCTTTCTACCCCCGGCCATTCGCCCGATGGGTTGAGTTTTTATATTGACGGGGCCGTCTTTACCGGAGATGCGCTGATGGCGGGCAGCATTGGCCGCACGGATTTTCCAGGCGGGGATATGCAAAAACTGCTATCGGGTATCCAAAAAGAGCTGCTGACCCTGCCGGAGGAGACCAAGGTTTATCCCGGGCACATGCAGGAGAGCACGATCGGCCGGGAGAAAAGGACCAATCCATTTTTACAAGGGGAAGACCTATGGGATCTATAA
- the dtd gene encoding D-aminoacyl-tRNA deacylase, which translates to MRAVIQRVARAKVETGGQTLGAIGKGLMILLGVEKGDTLKDGEYLCDKIANLRIFEDEAEKMNLSLLDIGGEALMISQFTLLGDARHGRRPGFTDAELPEKAEPLYEAALLRLAGYGLRVQKGRFGADMQVELVNDGPVTLLLDSKKKF; encoded by the coding sequence ATGCGAGCGGTAATTCAACGAGTGGCCCGGGCCAAGGTGGAAACCGGCGGGCAGACCTTAGGCGCCATCGGCAAGGGGCTGATGATCCTGCTGGGCGTGGAAAAAGGGGACACTCTGAAGGATGGGGAATACCTTTGCGATAAGATCGCTAACCTGCGCATTTTTGAGGACGAGGCGGAAAAGATGAACCTTTCGCTGCTGGATATCGGCGGCGAGGCGCTGATGATCTCTCAATTTACCCTATTGGGGGATGCGCGCCATGGCCGGCGGCCCGGCTTTACGGATGCCGAACTGCCGGAAAAGGCCGAGCCGCTGTACGAGGCCGCGCTCCTGCGCTTGGCGGGATACGGCCTGCGCGTGCAAAAAGGGCGCTTTGGGGCGGATATGCAGGTGGAACTGGTGAACGACGGGCCGGTGACTTTGCTGCTGGATTCCAAAAAGAAATTTTAA
- a CDS encoding RelA/SpoT family protein: MDDFIARIEKIYPPEQVETLKQVYAFAQDAHKDQRRASGEPYIVHPLSVANILLDLGMDVDAISAGLLHDVIEDTQYEYEDIAQRFGNTVAMLVEGVSKLDKLNFHSRQVMQAENLRKMLLAMSKDIRIILIKLADRLHNMRTLGFKREEKQQQTANETLEIYAPLAGRLGIFRIKWELEDLCLFYLDHDAYEEISQKVAMKRQEREESVSRVIAEVEARVKQLGIHAEINGRPKHFYSIYKKMKNQNKPFDQIFDLTAIRVIVDTIQDCYTVLGTVHTLYKPIPGRFKDYIATPKPNMYQSLHSTLIDSHGVPFEIQIRTFEMHRAAEYGIAAHWKYKEGRSDSNDLDEKLAWLRRLLDWQKDMADASEFIDTFKIDLFNDEVFCFTPKGDVINLPKEATPLDFAYYIHSAVGNRCTGARVNGRIVPLDYAIKTGDVVEIITSASSHGPSRDWLKIAKTSQARSKIRQWFKKEFKDENIVHGRDMLDKEAKRLGYTLGQLERKEAVEAALQKFSLNSLEDMYAAVGFGGLTTNQVLTRLIAEYKQAHKEERIAAQVAAAEKEGQQSSQSGGAKQPQAERLKDSHGVIVKGEADMLVRFAQCCNPVPGDDIVGYITRGRGVSIHRTDCTNVASFYGEPERLVEVSWADSPKVSGYHAEVQIISADRPRLLADVTNAISDMKMQIVAINAHMSKNQTTMINITVEITDTEQLEKMLKQLRKIPEVLEAFRTSA; this comes from the coding sequence TTGGACGATTTTATCGCAAGGATCGAAAAGATTTATCCGCCAGAGCAGGTGGAAACATTAAAGCAGGTGTATGCCTTTGCGCAGGACGCCCATAAAGATCAGCGGCGCGCCTCGGGCGAGCCGTATATCGTCCATCCCTTATCGGTCGCCAACATCCTGCTGGACCTGGGGATGGATGTAGACGCGATCTCCGCAGGGCTTTTGCACGATGTGATCGAGGATACGCAATACGAGTACGAGGATATCGCCCAGCGCTTTGGCAATACCGTAGCCATGCTGGTGGAGGGCGTGAGCAAGCTTGACAAGCTCAACTTCCACAGCCGTCAGGTGATGCAGGCAGAGAACCTGCGTAAGATGCTGCTGGCCATGAGCAAGGATATCCGCATCATCCTCATCAAGCTGGCCGACCGGCTGCATAACATGCGCACCCTGGGCTTTAAGCGGGAGGAAAAACAGCAGCAGACCGCCAATGAGACGCTGGAGATCTACGCGCCGCTGGCCGGGCGGCTGGGGATCTTCCGCATCAAATGGGAGCTGGAGGATCTTTGCCTTTTTTACCTGGATCATGATGCGTATGAAGAGATCAGCCAAAAGGTGGCTATGAAGCGCCAGGAGCGGGAGGAGAGCGTCAGCCGCGTCATCGCGGAGGTGGAAGCGCGGGTCAAGCAGCTGGGTATCCATGCGGAGATTAACGGCCGGCCCAAGCATTTTTACAGCATCTATAAAAAGATGAAAAACCAGAACAAGCCCTTTGACCAGATCTTCGACCTGACGGCCATCCGCGTGATCGTGGATACGATACAGGACTGCTATACGGTGCTGGGCACGGTGCACACGCTTTATAAGCCCATCCCAGGGCGGTTTAAGGATTATATTGCCACCCCCAAGCCCAACATGTACCAGTCCCTGCACTCCACCCTGATCGACAGCCATGGCGTGCCCTTTGAGATTCAGATCAGGACCTTTGAGATGCACCGCGCGGCGGAATACGGCATTGCCGCCCATTGGAAATATAAAGAGGGACGCAGCGATTCTAACGATTTGGACGAGAAGCTGGCCTGGCTAAGGCGGCTGCTGGATTGGCAAAAGGATATGGCGGACGCCTCTGAGTTTATCGATACATTTAAGATCGACCTATTTAACGACGAGGTGTTCTGCTTTACTCCTAAGGGGGACGTGATCAACCTGCCCAAGGAGGCAACGCCGCTGGACTTTGCCTATTACATCCACAGCGCTGTGGGCAACCGCTGCACCGGCGCGCGGGTCAACGGGCGGATCGTGCCGCTGGATTACGCCATCAAAACCGGGGACGTGGTGGAGATCATCACCTCGGCTTCCTCGCATGGCCCCAGCCGGGATTGGCTCAAGATCGCCAAGACCTCGCAGGCCCGCAGCAAGATACGGCAGTGGTTCAAAAAAGAATTTAAGGATGAAAATATCGTACACGGGCGCGACATGCTGGACAAAGAAGCCAAGCGCCTGGGCTATACCCTGGGGCAGCTGGAGCGTAAAGAGGCGGTGGAGGCCGCGCTGCAAAAGTTCAGCCTCAATTCCCTAGAGGATATGTATGCCGCCGTGGGCTTTGGCGGCTTGACCACCAACCAGGTGCTGACCCGGCTGATCGCTGAATATAAACAGGCCCATAAGGAAGAGCGCATCGCCGCCCAGGTAGCCGCCGCGGAGAAGGAGGGGCAGCAATCGTCCCAAAGCGGGGGCGCAAAGCAGCCGCAGGCCGAGCGGCTAAAGGACAGCCACGGCGTGATCGTCAAAGGCGAGGCGGATATGCTGGTGCGCTTTGCCCAGTGCTGCAACCCGGTGCCGGGGGACGATATCGTGGGCTATATCACCCGCGGGCGGGGCGTCTCCATCCACCGGACGGACTGCACCAACGTGGCCAGCTTTTACGGCGAGCCCGAGCGGTTGGTAGAAGTCTCCTGGGCAGATAGCCCCAAGGTGAGCGGCTACCATGCCGAGGTACAGATCATCTCAGCCGACCGGCCGCGCCTGCTGGCGGATGTGACCAACGCTATCTCAGATATGAAGATGCAGATCGTGGCCATCAACGCCCACATGAGCAAAAACCAGACCACCATGATCAATATTACGGTGGAGATCACCGATACCGAGCAGCTTGAGAAGATGCTCAAACAACTGCGCAAGATTCCGGAAGTGCTGGAGGCCTTCCGCACCAGCGCCTAG
- the recJ gene encoding single-stranded-DNA-specific exonuclease RecJ, whose amino-acid sequence MIHWRARIGRDADREKAKALEQALDISPACAALLCARGYGDAQAAYAFMHPEQGSLHDPLALQDMEKAVKRLRQAIDGGERIVIYGDYDADGMCATALMMRGLRTLGGNVEYYIPSRDKEGYGMNAGAIRAIAAGGPGLIVSVDNGIAAAPEIALANELGLHCIVTDHHICPEELPPALAVIDPHRADERYPFSDLCGTAVAGKLLCALGGEEMLDEMIDLIALATVADLVPLHGENRILVYRGLQKINQAPSLGIQMLARAAGLDGKTLSAGNLAFGLAPRLNAAGRIDSPAKGVELLMAQQPERAWALAAELDGLNQKRQQMEMTFSEQAEKMVLADEKAAQKGVILLQHPDWHEGVIGIVASRMVERFHRPAILFAVKEGRLVGSARSVPGINIYELMAPCRELFMRFGGHAQAAGVTLAPENFAPFAEKINALAAQLSPELFQRSYEYDLKIALPQVTEQLIGEMEHLSPFGWGNPEPAFLLEDERVEQAQAFGKENRHLKMRLGGRLPAIAWQAGERQRELERMGRATLLVVPEINTYGGRRELRCQVKAFAPQANARSALASGENTALKFVRAILGAIRYNMDKPGVGAIREYPFEQGTAGLALAAAGSPFGSLAVCYTPKGAALLLEALEKAGALQRFEVYEGAPPAEPYGENAIVLAPLPEFFTLNGRWQRLVLAEGAALGGGLVFDTCQTEALRHDQPQELVRDALKDLVPERAALGQCWKRISALPRHEIAAMPFAQLCACCGYAGAQEQLYFALEVFNELGLLHFTCARDWMVHIKLPQQAARRNLEDSGLFCAVRALLQEPDVQAAHVS is encoded by the coding sequence GTGATCCATTGGCGCGCGCGCATCGGCAGGGATGCGGATAGGGAAAAGGCAAAGGCATTGGAGCAGGCGCTGGACATATCCCCGGCCTGTGCTGCGCTGCTGTGCGCCCGGGGATATGGGGATGCGCAGGCGGCTTACGCCTTTATGCATCCAGAGCAGGGCTCGCTGCACGATCCGCTGGCGCTGCAGGATATGGAAAAGGCCGTAAAGCGCCTGCGCCAGGCTATCGATGGGGGCGAGCGCATCGTCATCTACGGCGACTATGATGCAGACGGCATGTGCGCTACGGCGCTGATGATGCGCGGCCTGAGAACTTTGGGCGGCAATGTGGAATACTATATCCCCAGCCGGGATAAAGAGGGATATGGCATGAATGCCGGGGCCATCCGCGCCATCGCCGCCGGAGGGCCGGGGCTGATCGTATCGGTGGATAACGGCATCGCCGCGGCTCCGGAGATCGCGCTGGCAAACGAGCTGGGGCTGCACTGTATCGTGACCGATCACCACATCTGCCCGGAGGAACTGCCGCCCGCCCTGGCCGTGATCGACCCGCACCGGGCGGATGAACGATACCCTTTTAGCGACCTTTGCGGGACGGCGGTGGCGGGCAAACTGCTGTGCGCCTTAGGCGGAGAGGAAATGCTCGATGAAATGATCGATCTGATCGCCCTGGCTACCGTGGCGGACCTGGTGCCGCTGCATGGCGAAAACCGCATCTTGGTCTACCGGGGGCTGCAAAAGATCAATCAGGCGCCTAGTCTTGGGATCCAGATGCTGGCGCGGGCTGCGGGGCTGGACGGCAAAACGCTGTCCGCCGGCAACCTGGCCTTTGGTCTCGCGCCGCGGCTGAATGCGGCGGGGCGGATCGACTCGCCTGCAAAGGGCGTGGAGCTATTAATGGCCCAGCAGCCTGAGCGCGCCTGGGCGCTGGCGGCAGAGCTGGACGGACTGAACCAAAAGCGCCAGCAGATGGAGATGACTTTTTCCGAACAGGCGGAAAAAATGGTGCTGGCCGATGAGAAAGCTGCGCAAAAGGGCGTGATCCTGCTGCAGCATCCCGACTGGCACGAGGGCGTGATCGGCATCGTCGCCTCCCGGATGGTGGAGCGGTTCCACCGGCCGGCCATCTTATTTGCCGTGAAAGAAGGGCGGCTGGTAGGCTCGGCACGCAGCGTGCCAGGAATCAACATTTACGAGCTGATGGCGCCTTGCAGGGAGCTGTTTATGCGCTTTGGCGGCCATGCGCAGGCCGCGGGCGTAACGCTGGCCCCTGAAAACTTTGCGCCCTTTGCGGAAAAGATCAATGCGCTTGCGGCGCAGCTTTCGCCGGAGCTGTTCCAGCGCTCCTACGAATACGACCTTAAGATCGCGCTGCCCCAGGTGACCGAGCAGTTGATCGGCGAAATGGAGCATCTATCCCCCTTTGGCTGGGGCAACCCCGAACCGGCCTTTTTGCTGGAGGATGAGCGCGTAGAGCAGGCGCAGGCCTTTGGCAAGGAAAACCGCCACCTCAAAATGCGCCTGGGGGGCAGGCTGCCCGCCATCGCCTGGCAGGCGGGAGAGCGACAGCGGGAGTTAGAGCGGATGGGGCGGGCGACGCTGCTGGTCGTTCCGGAGATCAATACTTACGGCGGCAGGCGGGAGCTGCGCTGCCAGGTCAAGGCGTTCGCGCCCCAAGCCAACGCGCGCAGCGCGCTCGCCTCCGGTGAGAATACCGCGCTCAAATTTGTCCGTGCAATTTTAGGGGCGATTCGCTATAATATGGATAAACCGGGGGTCGGGGCGATTCGGGAATACCCCTTTGAGCAAGGCACAGCCGGGCTCGCTTTGGCGGCGGCCGGTTCGCCGTTTGGGTCGCTTGCGGTATGCTATACGCCTAAAGGCGCGGCGCTGCTGCTGGAGGCGCTGGAAAAGGCAGGCGCGCTACAGCGTTTTGAGGTCTACGAGGGCGCGCCGCCGGCAGAGCCTTATGGCGAAAATGCTATTGTATTGGCGCCGCTGCCGGAGTTCTTTACCTTGAATGGACGCTGGCAACGGTTGGTGCTGGCGGAAGGGGCGGCCCTGGGCGGCGGGCTGGTTTTTGATACCTGCCAGACCGAAGCCCTGCGGCACGACCAGCCACAGGAACTTGTGCGGGATGCCTTGAAGGACCTTGTGCCGGAGCGTGCGGCGCTGGGCCAGTGCTGGAAACGGATCAGCGCCCTGCCAAGGCACGAGATCGCGGCGATGCCATTTGCACAGCTGTGCGCGTGCTGCGGTTATGCCGGGGCGCAGGAGCAGCTGTACTTTGCCCTTGAGGTGTTTAACGAACTGGGGCTTTTACACTTTACCTGCGCCAGAGATTGGATGGTGCACATCAAGCTGCCCCAGCAAGCGGCACGCAGAAATTTGGAGGACAGCGGCCTGTTTTGCGCCGTGCGTGCGCTTTTACAGGAGCCTGACGTGCAGGCGGCGCACGTTTCGTAG
- the secF gene encoding protein translocase subunit SecF, whose protein sequence is MKKFSFTKNVKYCLLISAVIILAGIVGLCTMGVNWGIDFTGGTIVTLDMEQEYDVADVQNALKALDLGDAPVSKSGDGDVKTLAVVRFKTSPGDVDEGVGQALQDALKDKYPNVRMDSMEEVGAVMGQELQMNALMSVGIACILILIYIAFRFEVFSAIVAVLALVHDVLIMFTFVVLLQVQVNTSFVAAMLTIVGYSINATIVVFDRIRENVHKMPSREFTRGQIVDTSIRETLTRSINTTLTTFIMIFLVYIMGVDSIKEFTLPIIVGLISGAFSSVFLAAPTWWLISGRDTPKKVKMHRRKNKWA, encoded by the coding sequence ATGAAAAAGTTTAGCTTCACCAAAAACGTCAAGTACTGCCTTCTGATCTCGGCCGTGATCATTCTCGCGGGCATCGTGGGGCTTTGCACCATGGGGGTCAACTGGGGCATTGATTTTACCGGCGGCACCATCGTGACGCTGGATATGGAACAGGAATACGATGTGGCGGATGTGCAAAATGCGCTTAAGGCGCTGGACCTGGGCGATGCGCCGGTCTCCAAATCCGGCGACGGGGATGTCAAAACGCTGGCGGTCGTCCGCTTTAAGACCTCTCCCGGGGATGTGGATGAGGGCGTAGGCCAGGCTTTGCAGGATGCGCTGAAGGATAAATATCCAAATGTCCGGATGGATTCGATGGAAGAGGTAGGCGCCGTCATGGGGCAGGAGCTGCAGATGAATGCGCTGATGTCGGTGGGCATCGCCTGCATCCTGATCCTGATCTATATCGCTTTCCGCTTTGAGGTATTCTCTGCGATCGTGGCGGTGCTGGCCCTGGTGCATGACGTGCTGATCATGTTCACCTTTGTCGTGCTGTTGCAGGTCCAGGTCAACACCTCCTTTGTGGCGGCCATGCTGACCATCGTCGGTTATTCCATCAACGCCACCATCGTGGTGTTCGACCGGATCCGCGAGAATGTGCATAAGATGCCCTCGCGGGAGTTCACCCGCGGGCAGATCGTGGATACCAGTATCCGCGAAACGCTGACCCGCTCGATCAACACCACGTTGACCACGTTTATCATGATCTTCCTGGTGTACATCATGGGTGTGGATTCCATCAAAGAATTTACGCTGCCCATCATCGTGGGCCTGATCTCCGGCGCTTTCTCGTCGGTATTCCTTGCGGCGCCTACCTGGTGGCTGATCAGCGGCCGGGATACGCCTAAAAAAGTGAAGATGCACCGGCGCAAGAATAAGTGGGCCTGA
- the secD gene encoding protein translocase subunit SecD: MRAKRKNLIKLIVMLLVVAVLGTLSLTGLQIGIYRVKPLPEAIKQGLDLRGGVYALYQANDGEEDLQNKLSGAMSVLRNRLDSSGYTEATVTQQGTSRIRVEVPDVDDPEEILDIIGKPAKLEFVDPNNETILTGQDIKKAEPAISDGSQWVVNFELNESGTEVFAKATEEFKGQVIKIVLDGETISSPVVEAVIATGSGSITGNMDAESAKELAMLIQSGSLPLELNQVEVRSISATLGESALARSLQAGLIGLIILMLFMLVYYRLPGLMANISLCVYMLIMLVLLATIPSVQLTLPGIAGIILSIGMAVDANVIIFERFKEELRLGKTLTSALSSGFSKAFGAIFDSNLTTLIAAVVLMFFGTGTIKGFAITLLLGILTSMFTAIVVTRFLMRIAVGLNITNRSLYLAGAKKAAAKEAK, from the coding sequence ATGAGGGCCAAGAGGAAAAACCTGATCAAGTTAATCGTGATGCTTCTGGTGGTGGCGGTGCTGGGCACCTTGTCGCTGACGGGGTTGCAGATCGGCATCTATCGTGTTAAGCCATTGCCGGAGGCCATCAAGCAGGGGCTGGACCTGCGGGGCGGCGTTTACGCGCTTTACCAGGCCAACGACGGCGAGGAGGACCTGCAAAACAAGCTCAGCGGCGCGATGAGCGTGCTGCGCAACCGTCTGGATTCTTCCGGCTACACGGAGGCCACCGTGACCCAGCAGGGGACAAGCCGCATCCGCGTTGAGGTGCCGGATGTGGACGATCCTGAAGAGATTCTGGATATTATCGGCAAGCCGGCAAAGCTGGAGTTTGTCGATCCCAATAACGAGACGATTTTGACGGGGCAGGATATTAAAAAGGCCGAACCTGCCATAAGCGACGGCAGCCAGTGGGTGGTCAATTTTGAGCTGAACGAAAGCGGCACGGAGGTATTTGCCAAGGCCACCGAGGAGTTTAAGGGCCAGGTCATCAAGATCGTGCTGGACGGCGAAACGATTTCCTCCCCTGTGGTGGAGGCGGTGATCGCCACGGGTTCGGGCAGCATCACCGGCAATATGGATGCCGAGAGCGCCAAAGAGCTTGCAATGCTGATCCAAAGCGGCTCCCTGCCGCTGGAGCTTAATCAGGTGGAGGTGCGCTCCATCAGCGCTACGCTGGGTGAAAGCGCGCTGGCCCGCAGCCTACAGGCGGGCCTGATCGGGTTGATCATCCTGATGCTGTTCATGCTGGTCTATTACCGGCTGCCCGGGTTGATGGCAAATATTTCGCTTTGCGTATATATGCTGATCATGCTGGTGCTGCTGGCGACGATCCCGTCGGTGCAGCTGACGCTGCCCGGCATCGCGGGCATTATCCTGTCCATTGGTATGGCGGTGGATGCCAACGTCATAATCTTTGAGCGGTTTAAAGAGGAGCTGCGGCTGGGCAAGACCCTGACCAGCGCCCTTTCCAGCGGCTTTTCCAAGGCCTTTGGCGCGATTTTCGATTCCAATCTGACTACGTTGATCGCCGCCGTGGTGCTGATGTTCTTTGGCACCGGCACCATCAAGGGCTTTGCCATTACGCTGCTGCTGGGTATTTTGACCTCGATGTTTACGGCTATCGTGGTCACCCGGTTCCTGATGCGCATCGCGGTAGGACTGAATATCACCAACCGTTCGCTCTACCTGGCCGGCGCCAAAAAAGCGGCAGCGAAGGAGGCGAAGTAA